The nucleotide sequence CCATGGCGCGGCTGATCTTGTCGAACTCGTGCAGCATGCGGGCTTCGTAGCGATCGTCGAGGGGGGAGAGGCGCATGATCGCCGCGACCATCTTCGGCCCGTCGGCGAGGAAGTAGTAGAGCGAGATGATGAGGATCACGAGTCCGAAGAGAAACCGCCCGACGAAGCTGCCGAGAAATTTCGGCGTCGAGAGGGCCAGGGGCAAAAGGTATTCTTGCGCCGTGCTGCGAATCTCGACGAGTCGCTCGTCGCTGGGATAGGCCTGCAACTTCAGCCAGCCGACGACGCCCCCCCCCATCAATTGCCACTCAAAATCGCGGAACGCGGCTTGCAGCAACTCGTTCGCATTCTGGAGTTGATCGGTCTCGGGCTGTAGCTCGGCGTCGGGCACGCCGAGATTCTTTAAGCGACGAATCTCGGCTGTGGCGTTCTTCACGGCGCGTAGGCGGCGCAGCACACGGGCTAGAACAACCGCTTCGGTGTTTTCTTCTGGAAGAATCGCGTCGTTCAATTCCTCGTCGTATTTCTCTGCTGCTTGCAACGAATTGGGGCTTTCATCGTCAGCGGGCGGCGCCCCTTCGGCGGATCCTGGCTCTGCGGACACGGGCCGTGCCGGATCGAAGACCGGAGCCTCCGAATTCTCACTGGCATTGACCGCCGCTGCTTCTGCTGCTGCTTCTTCGGCAAGAGACTTCTTCGAGAGTGTTTCAATCTGATTGAGGAGATCCGGCACGCCGTACTCGGTGCGCCACTTCGTCAGCGTGCCGTTGAGACTGGTAATGGCGTTTTCGATGTGCGTCAGCGTGGCGGGGATCGCATTCGGTTCGTCGTAGCCCGTGACGCGCCGCTGCAATTCGGCGACCCCTTCGTCGATCTTCATGCTCAAGAGGCGAGCCTGTGGGGCCGGTAGCCTGATATCGAAGCGATCGCGCAGGTCGTCGATTTTGGCCTGCAGTTGTTCGCGATCGAAATCGGCGAGCAATTGCACGCCGTCGGTCGCGGCCATGCTGACGATGGTGAGCAAGGGCAGAAAGACGATCAGCATCGTGATGGCCGTGGTGATGCCTGCCGCCACGCGGACGCGCCCGCCGCAGCGTTCGGTCATCCAGCGGTGCAACGGCCGGAACATGACGACCAGGATCAGGGCGAAGAACATCGGCAGGATGAACGACGCCATGACCTGGAAGAAGAGCACGGCCACGAGCACGACGATCGAGGCCAGCACGATGAACGAAACCCAACGCGACACGAGCGTTTCTCCAGGCACGAGTGAGTTGCGGCAGCAACAGCCGGTATTTTAGCCCTCGCCCGCCGAACTTGGGAACCGCACCTGCCCGCTCGGCGGCTTGGCCGGAGTGCGCGCTCCTCGAGAAAGGTACTTCGTCCCCGACGTCCGCGGCTTGTGTCCGTGGGGACGAATCCGCACAATAGCGACGTTCCCACCCACCGGCAGATCCCCGCCCCCCACGTCGTGTACGTCCGAACGAGTCGGGCATCGCGAGGTTTCGTCTTGAGTCCACTTCCCGCTGGCAGCAAGAAATGGCTCCTGCGCGGGGCGAAGATGCTGGTCGTGTTGCTCGTAGCGTGGGGCGTGCATCGCACGGTCATGTCGGCGCTCGAGCAATTGTCGGAGCATACCTGGCACGTCTCGCCCGGGTGGCTGGTCCTCTCGGGCGTGCTCTATCTGCTCGGTTCGTTGCCCTGCGGATTGTATTGGCGCCGGATCCTGCTCGAACTGGGGCAGCGACCAGCACTGGGCAGGCTGCTGCGGGCTTATTACATCGGACATCTGGGCAAGTACGTGCCAGGCAAGGCGATGGTGCTGGTGCTACGCGCGAGTCTCCTGCGCGGACCGACGGTCGATGGCCGCGTGGCGGCCGTCTGCGTGGTCTACGAAACGATGACGATGATGGCGGTCGGCGCGGCCCTGACGGCCCTGGCCCTGTTGATGTGGACGCCACGTCACGACTGGCTGATCCTGCTTTCCGCGGGGTTCACGATCGTGACGGCCGTCCCCTGTTTTCCGCCGGTGTTCGAGCGGATCGCACGTTTTGCCGGCGTGGGGCGGGACGACATCCGGGTGGCCGATGGCCTGCGGAAGTTGCACGTGCGGCGGTTGCTGTTGCCCTGGCTGGCGATGGCCGGCGGTTGGCTGCTGCTGGCGTTGAGCTTGTGGGGAGTGCTGGCGGCGATTGGAGCCCCAGGACTCGACCCCTGGCGACAGTTGCCCCTCTATACCGCAGCGGTGGGGATGGCCGTGGTCGTGGGGTTCTTGTCTCTCGTGCCGGGGGGCGCCCTCGTGCGCGAAGCTGTACTGCTCGAACTGGTTGCGCCACTCTTCGGGGCCTCGACGGCGCTCGTGGCGG is from Pirellulales bacterium and encodes:
- a CDS encoding AI-2E family transporter, whose protein sequence is MSRWVSFIVLASIVVLVAVLFFQVMASFILPMFFALILVVMFRPLHRWMTERCGGRVRVAAGITTAITMLIVFLPLLTIVSMAATDGVQLLADFDREQLQAKIDDLRDRFDIRLPAPQARLLSMKIDEGVAELQRRVTGYDEPNAIPATLTHIENAITSLNGTLTKWRTEYGVPDLLNQIETLSKKSLAEEAAAEAAAVNASENSEAPVFDPARPVSAEPGSAEGAPPADDESPNSLQAAEKYDEELNDAILPEENTEAVVLARVLRRLRAVKNATAEIRRLKNLGVPDAELQPETDQLQNANELLQAAFRDFEWQLMGGGVVGWLKLQAYPSDERLVEIRSTAQEYLLPLALSTPKFLGSFVGRFLFGLVILIISLYYFLADGPKMVAAIMRLSPLDDRYEARMLHEFDKISRAMVVATLLSAVVQGILAGIGYYVVGLNAVFLLTVTTMILSMVPFVGAASVWGACSIWLLFDNQFWPAVALALYGALVVSMIDNFIKPYVLHGRSNLHPLLALLSVLGGVQALGPIGIFVGPMVVAFLQALLEMLRGELDSLENPSSNRSLRAVGD
- a CDS encoding flippase-like domain-containing protein, with the translated sequence MSPLPAGSKKWLLRGAKMLVVLLVAWGVHRTVMSALEQLSEHTWHVSPGWLVLSGVLYLLGSLPCGLYWRRILLELGQRPALGRLLRAYYIGHLGKYVPGKAMVLVLRASLLRGPTVDGRVAAVCVVYETMTMMAVGAALTALALLMWTPRHDWLILLSAGFTIVTAVPCFPPVFERIARFAGVGRDDIRVADGLRKLHVRRLLLPWLAMAGGWLLLALSLWGVLAAIGAPGLDPWRQLPLYTAAVGMAVVVGFLSLVPGGALVREAVLLELVAPLFGASTALVAAILLRLVWLVSEVIVSGILYLWRPPQSAAMGEPEH